Proteins from a single region of Punica granatum isolate Tunisia-2019 chromosome 8, ASM765513v2, whole genome shotgun sequence:
- the LOC116187625 gene encoding NAC domain-containing protein 2-like, with translation MAAADLQLPPGFRFHPTDEELVMHYLVRRCASQSIAVPIIAEIDLYKFDPWDLPGKALYGEKEWYFFSPRDRKYPNGSRPNRAAGSGYWKATGADKPIGHPKPVGIKKALVFYAGKAPKGDKTNWIMHEYRLADVDRSARKKNSLRLDDWVLCRIYNKKGTIEKRPPPEAPVAAPAALQTTSYDELEEDRKPDNLALLGGGYGRPAMPPPPATGPLGDFMHFDTSDSVPRLHTDSSCSDHVVSPEFTCEVQSEPRWRTEWERVLDFSGSGASSFIDSMEFGTGPGQQLPGGNQMSPLQDMFMYLQKPF, from the exons ATGGCTGCGGCGGATCTGCAGTTACCCCCGGGTTTCAGGTTCCACCCGACGGATGAGGAGCTCGTGATGCACTACCTCGTCCGTAGGTGCGCTTCGCAGTCCATCGCCGTCCCGATCATCGCCGAGATCGACCTCTACAAGTTCGACCCCTGGGACCTGCCCG GGAAGGCGTTGTACGGCGAAAAGGAGTGGTACTTCTTCTCGCCCCGGGACAGGAAGTACCCGAACGGTTCAAGGCCGAACCGGGCTGCTGGGTCCGGGTACTGGAAGGCGACCGGGGCCGACAAGCCCATCGGACACCCGAAGCCTGTTGGTATCAAGAAGGCTCTGGTGTTCTACGCCGGTAAAGCTCCCAAGGGCGACAAGACCAACTGGATCATGCACGAATATCGGCTCGCTGACGTGGACCGCTCGGCCCGCAAGAAAAACAGCTTGAGG CTCGATGATTGGGTCCTCTGCCGCATATACAACAAGAAGGGCACGATCGAGAAGCGCCCACCGCCTGAGGCCCCCGTGGCGGCCCCGGCTGCCCTGCAAACCACCAGCTATGATGAGCTGGAGGAAGACCGGAAGCCGGACAACCTAGCACTCCTCGGCGGGGGGTATGGGAGACCTGCGATGCCCCCGCCGCCGGCTACGGGGCCTCTCGGCGATTTTATGCACTTTGACACGTCCGACTCGGTACCGAGGCTGCACACGGACTCAAGCTGCTCGGATCACGTGGTGTCACCGGAGTTCACGTGCGAGGTGCAGAGCGAGCCGAGGTGGCGCACCGAATGGGAGAGGGTCCTCGACTTCAGCGGGAGCGGCGCCAGCAGCTTCATCGACTCGATGGAGTTTGGCACCGGGCCGGGCCAGCAGCTGCCCGGTGGGAACCAGATGTCGCCTTTGCAGGACATGTTCATGTACCTGCAGAAGCCCTTTTGA
- the LOC116187624 gene encoding replication factor C subunit 3, with the protein MMEPISAMDVDGEDYGTSHPTKPDKGKNVVVGAGPPPDSKATPWVEKYRPQSLADVAAHRDIVDTIDRLTSEKRLPHLLLYGPPGTGKTSTILAVARKLYGAQYHNMILELNASDDRGIDVVRQQIQDFASTQSFSFSGKSSVKLVLLDEADAMTKDAQFALRRVIEKYTKNTRFALICNHVNKIIPALQSRCTRFRFAPLDWLHVTDRLKHVIAAEGLDVTEGGLEAHVRLSNGDMRKALNILQSTHMASQQITEEAVYLCTGNPLPKDIEQIAYWLLNESFATSYKRISEMKTRKGLALVDIIREVTMFVFKIKMPSDVRINLINGLADIEYRLSFGCNDKLQLGSLISSFTDARTALVAAAK; encoded by the exons ATGATGGAGCCGATCTCTGCGATGGACGTCGACGGCGAGGACTATGGTACTAGTCACCCCACCAAGCCTGACAAGGGCAAAAACGTCGTCGTCGGTGCAGGCCCTCCGCCGGACAGCAAGGCCACGCCCTGGGTTGAGAAGTACCGCCCTCAGTCCCTCGCCGACGTGGCCGCCCACCGCGACATTGTCGATACCA TTGATAGGCTGACTAGTGAGAAGAGATTGCCGCATCTTCTACTGTATGGTCCTCCTGGAACAGGAAAGACATCGACTATACTTGCAGTGGCTCGCAAGCTTTATGGAGCTCAATACCACAATATGATCTTGGAGCTGAATGCATCCGATGATAGAGGTATCGACGTTGTGCGCCAGCAGATCCAAGATTTTGCAAGCACTCAGAGCTTCTCGTTTAG TGGGAAGTCATCTGTCAAGTTGGTTTTACTAGATGAGGCTGATGCAATGACAAAGGATGCCCAGTTTGCACTACGTAGAG TGATCGAGAAGTACACGAAGAACACTAGGTTTGCCCTTATCTGTAACCACGTGAACAAGATTATTCCAGCACTGCAGTCAAGATGTACTCGTTTTAGATTTGCTCCACTTGACTGGCTTCATGTGACAGATCGACTTAAACATGTCATAGCTGCTGAGGG GCTTGATGTAACTGAAGGTGGCTTAGAAGCACATGTTCGGCTTAGCAATGGTGACATGAGAAAGGCCTTGAACATTTTGCAG TCAACACACATGGCTTCTCAACAAATAACAGAAGAAGCTGTATACTTGTGTACTGGGAATCCATTGCCCAAGGATATTGAGCAGATAGCTTACTGGCTTCTCAATGAATCTTTCGCCACAAGCTACAAAC GAATATCTGAGATGAAGACAAGGAAAGGGCTAGCCTTGGTGGATATCATAAGGGAAGTGACAAT GTTTGTATTCAAAATCAAGATGCCGTCAGATGTTCGGATCAATTTGATTAATGGTTTAGCAGACATTGA GTACAGGTTGAGTTTCGGATGCAACGATAAACTTCAACTGGGTTCCCttatttcttcattcacaGATGCTCGAACTGCACTGGTTGCTGCAGCAAAGTAG